In Phenylobacterium hankyongense, the sequence GCGGCGCCAGGGCCGCGAGCTGGTCGGCGACCATGCGGGCGAGTTCGTGGGCCTCTTCCACGCTGGCGACCACCGGCGTGGTGTAGTTCGACCGGCGGGCCCGTTCGGCGCGCAGGCGCAGGTGCTGGAGCGCATCCATCGCTGTCACCGGACCGCTTGGGTGAGGGTGTCGAACATGCTCTTGACGGTGGTGACCACCTGCGAGGCCGCGGAATAGGCCTGCTGCGCCACGATCATCCGGTTGAATTCGCCGGCGATGTCGGTGGTCGAGCCTTCCAGGGCCGAGGCCTGCAGGGTCCCGGCGCTGCTGTCGCCCGGCAGCCGCAGGCTGACGTTCCCGGCCGCCTGGTTCTGGCTGTAGACCGAACCGGTGACCGCGGTCAGGCCGTTGGGGTTGGCGAAGGTGGCGAGCGGGATCTGGTAGACCGGCAGCTTCACCCCGTTGTCGAACGAGGCGGTCACCAGGCCCTTGGTGTCGATGGTGACGCCGGTGAGCTGGCCGTAGAGGGCGCCGTCCTGGGTGAAGGTCGGGTTCTCGATCCCCGTGGCGCTGGAGGTCGAGGAGAACTGGGTGATGCCGTCGGTCTTGCCGGCGCTGCCCAGGTTCAGGGTGATGGCGCTGGCCGCCGCCCCGGTGCTCAGGCCGGTGATCGCCAGGGCGACCGGCGTCGGGTTGGTGGAGGCGAGCACGCCGCTGGTGTCGAAGGTCACCGACACGGTGTTCGGGCTCAGCGTGCCGCTGGTGACCGCCGGGTTCGAGGTCAGGGTGGGGTCGGCCAGGGTCAGCGTCCAGGCGTTGGCCGCGGTCTTGTTCCAGCTCTGGCCGATGGTGTGGCTGACCCCCAGGGAATCGATGATCGTCGTGCTGGTGGTGAAGGTGTCGCCGATCGCGGCGTTGGCCGGCAGGTTGGCGCTCATGTTGATCTGGGTGGTGGCCTTGGCCGTGCCGCCGATGTTGCTGAGGTTGATCGGCGTCAGGTTGCTGAGGTCACTGCTGTTGGAGGTGATGATCGCCCCGCTGGGGTCGGTGGGGAACCCTTCCAGGTAGTAGCCCGCGTCGTTGACGAGGTTGCCGTTGCTGTCCTTCGCGAAGCTGCCGTCGCGTGTGTAGACGAAGTCGGAGGCCGAGGCGGTCGCGCTGCCGGCCACCACGAAGAAGCCGGACCCGTCGATCGCCACGTTGGTGTCGGTGGCGCTGGTGGCGATCTGGCCCTGCTGGCCCATGCTCTGGATCGAGCTGGCGGTGACCCCGCCGCCCGACGCGCCGCCGGTGGAGTCGGTGAGCAGGGTCTGGAAGTCGGTGACCGAGGTCTTGTAGGCCGTGGTCGAGGCGTTCGCGATGTTCTTGGAGATGGTGGAGAGCGCCAGGCTCTGGGCGGTGAGCCCGGAGACGGCCGTGGACAGGGCTGAGGAGAGGGTCATGCGCGCGGTCCCCTAGGCGGCCGGGGTCGCGGCGCTGGCCGAAGCCAGCTGCGAGACCTGGGTGAGGATCGACGACATCGTGGTCGAGAGCGCGTCGAGCTTGGTGTTGGTGTCGATCTGCTGCGACAGCGAGCCGTACTGCACCATCTCGGCGGTGAACTGGTTCGGGTCCGTGGGGTTCAGCGGGTCCTGGTTCTGCAGCTGCGTGGTCAGCAGCGAGAGGAACTGGTTGCTGGTCAGGCTGGCGCTGGCGCTGGAACTTGTGGCGGGGGTCGTAGCCGGCGCCGTGGCGCCAGAGGTGGCGGTGACTGTCATCGGAGGCTCCGATCCCTGGTGGTCCGCCCGTCGTCGGGCTGGTCACAGGGTTCAACGGCAGGCGGCCTCGCGATGGGGCGGAGTTTTTTCCGCCGCCCCCCAAATAAACACCGCCCCATTCCGCCCCGAGCCCCCGTTCAAGGGTCGATGCCCGGACTGCGCAAAACGGCGGCCGGGCCTCCCGCCGGGCCCGTCCCCGCGGCCCAGCATCTGGAGAAAGCGGAGTTAGAAGATGACGGTTATCTCGACCAACACGACGGCCAACACGGCCCTGCTCTACCTGAACAAGAACTCGGCCGCCGAGAGCACCGCCCTGGCCCAGCTGTCGAGCGGTTCGCGCATCACCAGCGCCAAGGACGACGCGTCCGGCCTGGCCATCGCCACCGGCATGAAGTCGGACATGGCGGTGCTGCAGCAGGCCGCCACCAACGTGCAGAACGGCACCGCCGTGCTCAACACCGCCGACGGCGCCCTGTCGAACATCAGCGACATCCTCACGCGGATGAAGACCCTGACCGCCCAGGCGCAGTCAGGCTCCAGCAGCGCCAACGACCTCAGCTACATCAACGCCGAGTACACGCAGCTGCAGAGCGAAATCGACGACATCGCCACCAAGACCACCTTCAACGGCACCTCGCTGCTTGACGGCGCCAGCTCCTACTCGACCGGCGTCGACTTCATGGTCGGCACCTCCAGCACCGACACCATCAACGTGCAGCTGAGCGGGGCCGACTCGACGGCGCTGGGCATCAACACCACCAGCATCACCAGCGCCGCCTCGGCGGGCTCGGCGATGAGCGCGCTGGACACGGCGATCAGCACCATCTCCTCGGCGCGCGCCAACGTCGGCGCCACCCTGTCGCGGTTCTCCTTCCGCGGCGCGGTGATCAACACCTCGCTGCAGAACCTCACGGCCGCGAAATCGGCGATCACCGACACCGACATCGCCGCCACCCAGAGCGCCTACAGCACCGCTCAGACGATGACGACGGCGGCGGTCTCGGCGCTCTACGACGCCAACCAGATGAACCAGTCGCTCCTCAAGCTGATCCAGTAGGCCCGCAAGGCCGGCGCCCCCCGGCGCCGGCCGTCCCTCCCCAGACGGGCATCCCGTCGCAACGTCCTGGCGGTCCAGATGACCACGACAACGACAATCCCGCCCGCGACCGTCAACACCTCCGGCTCGACCACCTACCTGACCGGCACCGCGTCGGGCCTGGACACGGCTTCGCTGATCTCGGCCGCGGTGGCGCAGAAGACGGCGCCGGCCGACACCCTGGACGCCAAGGTCACCGCCAACACCACCAAGATCACCGCCTACCAGTCGCTGCAGTCGCTGATCACCGGCCTGTCGACCTCGATGTCGCAGCTCGCCTCGACCACCTACAGCAGCGTTTCGACGACCACGAACGCCTTCCAGGCCAAGGCGGTCAGCGTGACGGCCTCCAACAGCGCCGCCGGTCCCGACATCGCGGTGAGCGCCGACAGCACGGCTGCGGCCTCCACCTATACGGTCACCGTCGACCAGCTCGCCGCCGCGCAGAAGGTGGCCTCCTCGGCGATGGCCTCGACCACGGCGCTGGGACTGGCCGGCGCCTTCACCCTCAACGACGCCCTGGGCTCGGCCCAGACCGTCAACGTCACGGCGGACATGACGCTGAGCGATGTCGCCTCGGCCATCAACGCGGTCTCCGCCCAGTCGGGGGTCAGCGCCTCCCTGATCCAGGTGGGAACCGGCAGCTACAACCTCGTGCTCTCCGGCAACGACACCAACCAGGCGATCGCCACCAGCGCGGCGTCGGGCGCCGACGTGTTGGCCAGCCTCGGGGTGACCGACGCCAGCGGCGGCTTCGTCAACACGTTGCAGGCGGCGCAGCCCGCTCTGGTCACCATCGACGGGACCCAGATCGCCGGGGACAGCAACAACCTCACCGACGCGGTGTCGGGGCTCAGCTTCTCGCTGCTGAAGACCACGGCCGCCGGCCAGTCGAACACCATGACCGTCTCGCCGGACTACAGCTCCGTGAAGACGGCGATCACCGATTTCATCACCGCCTATAATGCGCTGCGGACCTTCGTGACCTCGAACCAGGCGGTGGGCGCGGACGGGACGCCGGCCAGCGGCGCGGTGCTGTTCGCCGATCCGCTGCTGCGTGACGCCTCGCAGTCGTTGAACGCCATCATCGCCGGAAACAGCGCCGCCGCGACCGGCGCTTTCGGCAACCTCGCCGACCTCGGGATCACCCTGGACAGCGCCAACCAGATGTCGCTGTCCAACCAGACGACGCTGGACAATGCGCTGCTCGGAAACCTGTCGCAGGTCTCCAGCCTCTTCCAGACCAGCTTCACCGCGTCCGACAGCTCCCTGAAGCTGTTGCAGAACACCAGCACCAGCGGCTTCAACTTCACCCTCGACGTGACCACGGACGCCAGTGGCGCGCTCACCAGCGCCAGCGTCAACGGCGACTCCAGCCTGTTCACGGTGTCGGGGAACCTGATCGTCGGCGCGCCGGGCGGCGCCTACGCGGGCCTGAGCTTTGCCCTGGTGGCGACGGGCGACACCTCGATCAACGTGGCCATCGCCCCCGGCTTCGCCAACCAGATCACCGCCTTCGCCAGCCAGTACGGCGACGTGAACACCGGCCTCGTCCAGCAGCAGATCACCAGCCTCGGGACCCAGGACGCCGCCTGGACCACCAGTTCGCAGAAGATCCGCTCCGACGCCGCCGCCTACCAGACCACGCTCGTCAACAAGTACGCGGCCATGGAGCAGGAGGTCTCGGCCGCCAAGATGCTGCAAACCCAGATCAACGCCCTGCTCGGGGGCTCCACCGGTGGCTGAGTCCCTGTCGCGCCGGGTGGAAGGCCTGGCCGCCTACCGCGCCTCCCAGTTCCTCGACCAGCGGCCGGCGGCGGTGCTGGCCGCGGTGCATGCCGAGCTCTACCGCGCCCTGGCGTCGGCAATGTCTGCCTACGAGCGGCGGGCGCTGGACGAAATGTGCCGGCACAACGCCCGCGCGACGCAGATCCTGAGCGGCCTGTCCGCCGCCTTCGAAGCCGCCGGCGCAGGGGTGGCGATGCTGCACGCCTTCTACGGACGCATCCAAAGCGCGGTGAATGGGCTGCTGGTGGACCAGTCTGCAACAGAAACGCTGCAGGAAAGCCTTATTCAGCTCCGGTTGATGTCGACAGCATTTCACGAAGAAATAGTTCGGACCAAATAGCGCAGATTCAGCCATGAGCGATCTTCAATTGTCGAAGTATCGTGGCGGTTACGTATCGATCCGTTAACCATACTAATCGCATTTGCATCGTGCGTTACATGGCACGCACATTGCTCCGACTTTGTCCAAGACCACTTGGGACAAATCGCCATGTTGCCAATTCGCGAAGAATTCATCCTTGGGCCACGCGATCTGGATGAGCTCCGGGCCGCCAGCGACGAAGTGCTGTTCACCGCCAGCCGCGACGGCGACGAGCTGGCGTTCCGCACGCTGGTCGAGCGGCATGCGACGCTGGTCCAGCGCCTGGCGTTGAACATCGTGCGGGATGAGCAGGAGGCCGAGGACGTGGCCCAGGAGGTCTTCGTCTCGGCGTGGCGCAAGCGGCTCGACTGGAAGCCGGAGGCCAAGTTCACCACCTGGCTCTACCGGATCGCGGTGAACAAGGCGATCGACCGCTATAGGATGCGGCGCGCCGTCCCGGAAAGCCAGGAGGTGATCACCCGGATCGCCGACGCCGCGGTGTGCGCCGTCGAGGCGCCGCAGCAGCACCAGGCCCTGGAGCGCACCGAGGTGGCCAAGAGCCTGCATGCGGCGCTGGACACCCTGCCGGCCAGCCAGGCGACCGCCCTGCGTCTGTTCTATTTCGAAGATCTCGACGTGGCGAAGATCGCGACGGCCATGGTAACCTCCGAGCAATCCGTCCGTTCGCTCCTCAAGCGCGGGCGGCAGACGCTCCGGACCAGGCTGCAACGACAGAAGAACCTCTGTGCCGATGGATCTTCCGCAATTCCGGCGACGGCTCGCCGCGCTGGGCGCTGACCTGGCGGCGTGGCCCGCCGACGAGGCGGACGCGGCGATGGCGCTGATGTCGGCCTCGACGGCCGCGCAGGACCTGTTCGCGACGCGGGTCGGCGAGGACCTGAGGTCCGCCGGCGCCCCCGAACAGGATACGACCCCGCTGGTGGAGAAGATCCTGGCGGCGACCCGCGCCAGGTCCTGAGCGGGAGGCTCCGGGCCGGCGCCTTACCGGACCGCGCCGAAGGCGTCCTGCGCGGGACGATCCTCCTGGCGGCCGGTCACGGCCACGAAGCGGCCGCCCTGCCAGAGTTCGGCGCGCACGGCCGGCCCTCGCGGCGGCGGCAGGCGCCGCAGCGCCTCCTCGTCGGCTGCGCAGTAGAAGGCCTCGCCGGCCTCCAGCTGACCCCCGTCGTCAACGAAATAGACCCGGTAGACACCCATGGCCTTGCTCCTCACCGTGGGGAGACCCTGGCCGGCGAAGCGGGCCTGGTTGAGGCCCGATCCCGACGGCATTGTTGCGCGGTTTCGCGTCGGCGAAATCCCCGCAAGGCGCGTCTCAGAAGTCGGCGCAGGTCGCCAGGTTCACCGGCTTGGCGTCGGAGCGCGTCCAGGCGCCGTTGGCCTTCTGGAAGCCGGCGAACGCCGAGGCCGGCTTGTAGTCGGCGGTCTTCGGATCCCAGCCGTTGAAGGTGATCGCCGTCACCAGCTTGGCGGTGACCCCCTTGGCCTGGTCGGCCGGGGTGATCGTCCGCTCGGCCTTGCAGGCGACCTCGAAGTCCTGGCAGCCGGTCTTGCCGGGGGCCTTGTTGTGGCAGGCGGTGTTGGTCTGCTCCAGGTCGCCGCGCCACTTCAGGATCTGGTCGTCGAGGCCGGCGAACCGGGGATCCTCGCCGGGCTTCGCGCCGCCGGCGCCGGGCGACTGGCCGCAGGCGGCGAGTGAGAGGGCGGACAGCAGGACAAGGGCGTAGCGGCGCAAGGTTCCGGACTCCGTTCAAGGCGACGGCTGCCTTAACCCGCCGATCAAGGCGCCCGCATGACGAACGCCGCCCGCGGCGAGTCGCCGCCGATCCTGCCGTGTTAACGGGCTGGGCCGCCGGAAGGCTGCGTCAGAGCGCGGCGACCGCGGCCTGCATCACCGG encodes:
- the flgE gene encoding flagellar hook protein FlgE, whose amino-acid sequence is MTLSSALSTAVSGLTAQSLALSTISKNIANASTTAYKTSVTDFQTLLTDSTGGASGGGVTASSIQSMGQQGQIATSATDTNVAIDGSGFFVVAGSATASASDFVYTRDGSFAKDSNGNLVNDAGYYLEGFPTDPSGAIITSNSSDLSNLTPINLSNIGGTAKATTQINMSANLPANAAIGDTFTTSTTIIDSLGVSHTIGQSWNKTAANAWTLTLADPTLTSNPAVTSGTLSPNTVSVTFDTSGVLASTNPTPVALAITGLSTGAAASAITLNLGSAGKTDGITQFSSTSSATGIENPTFTQDGALYGQLTGVTIDTKGLVTASFDNGVKLPVYQIPLATFANPNGLTAVTGSVYSQNQAAGNVSLRLPGDSSAGTLQASALEGSTTDIAGEFNRMIVAQQAYSAASQVVTTVKSMFDTLTQAVR
- a CDS encoding flagellar hook capping FlgD N-terminal domain-containing protein, which produces MTVTATSGATAPATTPATSSSASASLTSNQFLSLLTTQLQNQDPLNPTDPNQFTAEMVQYGSLSQQIDTNTKLDALSTTMSSILTQVSQLASASAATPAA
- a CDS encoding flagellin; translation: MTVISTNTTANTALLYLNKNSAAESTALAQLSSGSRITSAKDDASGLAIATGMKSDMAVLQQAATNVQNGTAVLNTADGALSNISDILTRMKTLTAQAQSGSSSANDLSYINAEYTQLQSEIDDIATKTTFNGTSLLDGASSYSTGVDFMVGTSSTDTINVQLSGADSTALGINTTSITSAASAGSAMSALDTAISTISSARANVGATLSRFSFRGAVINTSLQNLTAAKSAITDTDIAATQSAYSTAQTMTTAAVSALYDANQMNQSLLKLIQ
- the fliD gene encoding flagellar filament capping protein FliD, which translates into the protein MTTTTTIPPATVNTSGSTTYLTGTASGLDTASLISAAVAQKTAPADTLDAKVTANTTKITAYQSLQSLITGLSTSMSQLASTTYSSVSTTTNAFQAKAVSVTASNSAAGPDIAVSADSTAAASTYTVTVDQLAAAQKVASSAMASTTALGLAGAFTLNDALGSAQTVNVTADMTLSDVASAINAVSAQSGVSASLIQVGTGSYNLVLSGNDTNQAIATSAASGADVLASLGVTDASGGFVNTLQAAQPALVTIDGTQIAGDSNNLTDAVSGLSFSLLKTTAAGQSNTMTVSPDYSSVKTAITDFITAYNALRTFVTSNQAVGADGTPASGAVLFADPLLRDASQSLNAIIAGNSAAATGAFGNLADLGITLDSANQMSLSNQTTLDNALLGNLSQVSSLFQTSFTASDSSLKLLQNTSTSGFNFTLDVTTDASGALTSASVNGDSSLFTVSGNLIVGAPGGAYAGLSFALVATGDTSINVAIAPGFANQITAFASQYGDVNTGLVQQQITSLGTQDAAWTTSSQKIRSDAAAYQTTLVNKYAAMEQEVSAAKMLQTQINALLGGSTGG
- a CDS encoding flagellar protein FliS, which encodes MAESLSRRVEGLAAYRASQFLDQRPAAVLAAVHAELYRALASAMSAYERRALDEMCRHNARATQILSGLSAAFEAAGAGVAMLHAFYGRIQSAVNGLLVDQSATETLQESLIQLRLMSTAFHEEIVRTK
- a CDS encoding RNA polymerase sigma factor yields the protein MGQIAMLPIREEFILGPRDLDELRAASDEVLFTASRDGDELAFRTLVERHATLVQRLALNIVRDEQEAEDVAQEVFVSAWRKRLDWKPEAKFTTWLYRIAVNKAIDRYRMRRAVPESQEVITRIADAAVCAVEAPQQHQALERTEVAKSLHAALDTLPASQATALRLFYFEDLDVAKIATAMVTSEQSVRSLLKRGRQTLRTRLQRQKNLCADGSSAIPATARRAGR